A single genomic interval of Metasolibacillus fluoroglycofenilyticus harbors:
- a CDS encoding nuclease-related domain-containing protein encodes MARNMPDYLLYLETLLQRNSQDTSLYELYQRTKVGYLGESRVDREWADIFLEQKHYLFHDYQITNLANFTHQIDTIFICQSFVLLLEVKHIMGRLDFESRTHQFIRTKSDGTQDVYRNPIDQIERHRLFIEILLRKWGIGLPVIPAIIMTSASSHIGMTPPQYLIFHVTGLRTKLQQLFKKYSPTITSEQLTSLKELLLASYERKPFSRPAIPPETVLGAICPHCQPTVRLQHWRGKSFQCPYCTKRFDDAILTGLHDYKILFGERLTNRTFREFFGIADVKVAGNLLAQLNLEGIGERKKREYIIPESVTWNKV; translated from the coding sequence ATGGCAAGGAATATGCCAGATTATCTGCTTTATTTAGAAACCTTGCTTCAAAGAAATAGTCAGGATACAAGCTTGTATGAATTGTACCAAAGAACGAAGGTCGGCTACTTGGGGGAAAGTAGAGTAGACCGAGAATGGGCGGATATTTTTTTAGAGCAGAAGCATTATCTTTTTCATGATTATCAAATAACGAACCTAGCAAATTTCACACATCAGATTGACACCATTTTTATTTGCCAATCCTTTGTGCTGCTTCTTGAAGTAAAGCATATCATGGGGCGGTTGGATTTTGAATCACGAACACATCAATTTATCCGCACTAAAAGTGATGGCACCCAGGACGTTTATCGCAATCCAATCGACCAAATTGAACGCCATCGACTTTTCATCGAAATACTTCTTCGTAAATGGGGGATTGGACTACCTGTAATACCCGCAATTATCATGACAAGCGCCTCATCTCATATCGGTATGACACCACCGCAATATTTAATTTTCCACGTGACAGGCTTACGCACAAAACTTCAGCAACTTTTCAAAAAGTATTCCCCAACGATAACGAGTGAACAACTAACGAGTTTAAAAGAATTATTGCTTGCAAGCTATGAAAGAAAACCATTTAGCAGGCCAGCTATTCCGCCTGAAACAGTACTAGGTGCAATATGTCCGCATTGCCAACCTACTGTCCGTTTACAGCATTGGCGCGGCAAAAGCTTTCAATGCCCTTACTGTACTAAACGTTTTGATGATGCGATTTTAACAGGGTTGCATGATTATAAAATATTATTTGGCGAAAGGCTGACAAATCGCACATTTCGGGAGTTTTTTGGTATTGCTGATGTGAAGGTGGCTGGCAATTTATTAGCTCAGCTTAATTTAGAGGGAATTGGAGAAAGAAAAAAGAGGGAATATATTATACCTGAAAGTGTAACATGGAATAAAGTCTAA
- the ilvA gene encoding threonine ammonia-lyase IlvA has protein sequence MEEVAQSKAVAVENILIAHHFLKDVVAHTPLQKNDYLSEKYGANIYLKREDLQHVRSFKLRGAYYKIKQIEAQAREVGVVCASAGNHAQGVAYACAHLQIQATIFMPKTTPKQKIDQVRMFGRNYAEIVLAGDTFDDSAKSALAYCEEHEKIFIHPFDDFDVIAGQGTVAVEIMNDIEEPIDYIFGSIGGGGLMAGVSTYVKNLSPSSKIIGAEPAGASSMKAAFANDAPTALETIDKFVDGAAVQCVGTETYNTCRKYLDDIVLVPEGKVCTTILDLYNKHAIVAEPAGALSVAALDFYAEDIKGKSVVIIISGGNNDIGRMQEIKERSLIYEGLLYYFIVSFPQRSGALRQFLTSVLGPNDDITTFEYTKKNNKESGPALVGIEVTQRDDYQGLLERMRENGFEYKEVNKDSTLFALLV, from the coding sequence ATGGAAGAAGTTGCACAATCAAAAGCGGTCGCTGTTGAAAATATTTTAATTGCCCATCATTTTTTAAAGGATGTCGTTGCACATACCCCGCTTCAAAAAAATGACTATTTATCGGAGAAATATGGGGCAAATATTTATTTAAAGCGTGAAGATTTACAGCATGTTCGTTCGTTCAAATTACGAGGAGCATACTATAAAATAAAGCAAATTGAAGCTCAGGCGCGTGAGGTTGGGGTTGTTTGCGCAAGTGCAGGCAATCATGCACAAGGTGTTGCCTATGCGTGCGCTCATTTACAAATACAAGCAACTATTTTCATGCCAAAAACAACACCAAAGCAAAAAATTGACCAAGTTCGTATGTTTGGTCGTAACTATGCAGAAATTGTGCTTGCTGGTGATACATTTGACGACTCAGCAAAAAGTGCTTTAGCCTATTGCGAGGAGCACGAGAAAATCTTCATCCATCCTTTTGATGATTTCGATGTAATTGCTGGACAAGGTACAGTCGCTGTCGAGATTATGAATGATATTGAAGAGCCAATCGATTATATTTTTGGTAGCATTGGCGGTGGTGGTCTGATGGCTGGTGTTTCAACATATGTGAAAAACCTTTCTCCTTCTAGCAAAATTATCGGCGCTGAGCCAGCTGGTGCTAGCAGTATGAAGGCGGCGTTTGCTAATGATGCCCCTACTGCGCTCGAGACAATCGACAAATTCGTCGATGGTGCTGCCGTCCAATGCGTAGGCACAGAAACATATAATACATGCCGCAAATATTTAGACGATATCGTTCTTGTGCCAGAAGGTAAAGTATGTACAACCATTTTAGATTTATATAATAAACACGCTATTGTTGCTGAGCCGGCTGGCGCCCTTTCTGTTGCAGCACTAGATTTTTACGCGGAGGACATCAAAGGAAAATCGGTTGTCATCATTATTAGCGGCGGCAATAACGATATCGGACGCATGCAGGAAATTAAAGAGCGTTCACTTATTTACGAGGGCTTACTTTACTACTTTATCGTCAGCTTCCCTCAGCGCTCAGGTGCACTGCGCCAATTCTTAACATCCGTACTCGGTCCAAATGACGATATTACAACATTTGAGTACACCAAGAAAAACAACAAAGAAAGCGGCCCCGCGCTCGTAGGCATCGAGGTCACACAGCGTGACGATTATCAAGGCTTGCTAGAACGAATGCGGGAAAACGGCTTCGAATATAAAGAAGTAAATAAAGATAGCACATTGTTTGCGTTGTTAGTGTAG
- a CDS encoding YjiH family protein — MKKHSFYIWFLFIALSSLGVFLFIVPVGTESGIKVPIAVLANYLASIVEPFIHWFALAVFIIAAAGALIIKAFPKKNGPHTLLDSLFRVNWFWTIVRVLAVVFAAMYLFDFGPEQVNSDDTAGILLDPAGGLVTYMFVLFFFAGLLLPLLTDFGLLDFFGSMMVKVMRPLFKIPGRAAIDCLASFVGDGTIGVLLTNRQYEENNYTAREAATIATTFSVVSITFCLVVVETIRIEQYFLQFYGTVIFATIVLAVIMPRIYPLSKKPDKFYNGKTPVGEREKVEEGFNVFSYGLKNALEKAEENKNLGKIFASGSKNVLEMWLAITPIIMAFATIALVLAEFTSFFRILGMPFEPILALLQIPEAGEAAQTMIVGFADMLLPAVLGSGIESDMTRFFIATVSVTQLIYLSEVGGLILGTRLPLKLWDLFIIFLIRTIISIPIVAVIAHWIF, encoded by the coding sequence ATGAAAAAGCATTCGTTTTATATTTGGTTTCTGTTCATTGCATTATCTAGCTTAGGTGTTTTTTTATTTATCGTTCCTGTAGGTACAGAGAGCGGTATTAAAGTGCCTATAGCTGTACTTGCTAACTATCTTGCTAGCATTGTAGAGCCGTTTATTCATTGGTTCGCACTTGCAGTCTTTATTATTGCAGCAGCAGGGGCACTCATTATTAAAGCCTTTCCTAAAAAAAATGGCCCACATACACTACTTGATTCACTATTCCGTGTTAATTGGTTTTGGACAATTGTACGTGTACTAGCCGTTGTGTTTGCAGCAATGTATTTATTCGATTTTGGACCTGAACAAGTTAATAGCGACGATACAGCAGGTATTTTACTTGACCCTGCTGGTGGTCTTGTGACATACATGTTTGTCCTATTTTTCTTTGCAGGTTTATTACTACCGCTATTAACAGATTTCGGCTTACTTGATTTCTTTGGCTCGATGATGGTCAAAGTGATGCGCCCATTATTTAAAATTCCAGGACGTGCTGCTATTGACTGCCTTGCTTCCTTCGTTGGTGATGGCACAATTGGCGTTTTACTAACGAATCGTCAATATGAGGAAAACAATTATACTGCACGTGAAGCAGCAACCATTGCTACAACATTTTCAGTTGTATCTATTACCTTCTGTTTAGTAGTTGTGGAAACAATTCGCATTGAACAATACTTCCTGCAATTTTACGGCACAGTCATTTTCGCTACAATTGTTTTAGCGGTTATTATGCCACGCATTTATCCATTAAGTAAAAAGCCTGACAAGTTTTATAATGGTAAAACACCTGTAGGAGAACGTGAAAAAGTGGAGGAAGGCTTTAACGTCTTTTCATACGGTTTGAAAAATGCATTAGAAAAAGCTGAGGAAAATAAAAATCTTGGTAAAATTTTCGCATCTGGCTCTAAAAACGTCTTAGAGATGTGGTTGGCTATTACACCAATTATTATGGCATTCGCTACAATCGCTTTAGTATTAGCTGAGTTTACAAGCTTTTTCCGTATTTTAGGTATGCCATTCGAACCGATTTTGGCACTTTTACAAATTCCTGAAGCTGGCGAAGCAGCACAAACAATGATTGTTGGCTTTGCTGATATGCTATTACCAGCTGTGCTAGGCTCAGGCATCGAATCTGATATGACTCGTTTCTTCATTGCAACCGTTTCTGTCACTCAATTAATTTACTTATCTGAGGTAGGTGGGTTAATTTTAGGAACAAGATTACCATTAAAGCTTTGGGATTTATTTATTATTTTCTTAATTCGTACAATCATTTCAATTCCAATTGTTGCGGTAATTGCACACTGGATTTTCTAA
- the bshB2 gene encoding bacillithiol biosynthesis deacetylase BshB2: MTLPSERHVLIIFPHPDDEAFSVAGVARLYHQMGVPVTYACLTLGEMGRNLGNPPFATRESLPDIRRQELIAACEAMAIPDLRMMGLRDKTLEFEDDEKMVQLVTSLIEELNPSVIYSFYPRYAVHPDHEATARAVKEAVRRIDKATRPRLLGCAFANNTLEELGEPHITVNIENVKDYKVKALQAHASQTAWMMAETAKRIDEGQPMSESWLNIEKFYVVQQSDELNTPIQRVAY, translated from the coding sequence ATGACATTACCTTCAGAGCGCCATGTATTAATTATTTTCCCTCATCCTGACGATGAGGCCTTTTCTGTCGCAGGTGTCGCGAGACTCTATCATCAAATGGGTGTACCTGTTACGTATGCCTGCCTAACGCTTGGCGAAATGGGACGTAATTTAGGCAATCCACCATTTGCAACGCGAGAATCTTTACCTGATATTCGCCGTCAAGAGCTAATTGCTGCATGTGAGGCAATGGCTATTCCCGATTTACGCATGATGGGCTTACGCGATAAAACACTTGAATTTGAAGATGATGAAAAGATGGTACAGCTTGTCACATCACTAATTGAAGAATTAAACCCATCTGTTATTTATTCATTCTATCCTCGCTATGCTGTACATCCTGATCACGAAGCCACAGCACGAGCTGTAAAAGAGGCTGTACGTCGCATCGATAAGGCGACACGTCCCCGTCTACTTGGCTGCGCCTTTGCGAACAATACTTTAGAAGAGCTTGGTGAGCCACATATTACAGTGAATATCGAGAATGTTAAAGACTATAAAGTGAAGGCATTGCAAGCACATGCATCACAAACTGCTTGGATGATGGCAGAAACAGCGAAACGTATAGATGAAGGGCAGCCAATGAGTGAAAGCTGGTTAAATATAGAGAAATTTTATGTCGTTCAACAATCAGATGAGCTTAATACACCAATTCAACGAGTAGCTTATTAA
- a CDS encoding YojF family protein — MKEVHIETLQELLNSFANKDVYIHLETTNGAYASHFDANVFNAGAFIRNAKIRYELGKIVSDTPHRVGLKMEHGWVYAQGITHYELDEHGRLLMAGLDYTGKLAIALQISETPFSY; from the coding sequence ATGAAAGAGGTACATATCGAAACACTTCAGGAATTGCTTAACTCTTTTGCTAATAAAGATGTTTATATTCATTTAGAAACGACAAATGGGGCTTATGCAAGCCATTTTGACGCTAATGTTTTTAATGCTGGTGCTTTTATTCGCAATGCGAAAATTCGTTACGAGCTTGGCAAAATTGTCAGCGACACACCGCATCGTGTTGGCTTAAAAATGGAGCATGGCTGGGTATATGCACAAGGAATTACACACTATGAGCTAGATGAGCATGGACGCTTACTAATGGCTGGTTTAGATTATACAGGTAAATTAGCCATTGCCTTGCAAATTAGTGAAACACCATTTTCTTATTAA
- the thiD gene encoding bifunctional hydroxymethylpyrimidine kinase/phosphomethylpyrimidine kinase: MTLKKTLTIAGSDTSAGAGMQADLKAFQEHGTYGMVALTVIVTMDPNGWHHQVTPLPTELLQQQIDTALSTKVDAIKTGMLSTEEIIKIASKAIQKAGTDIVVIDPVMVCKGEDEVLNPGNTTAMIDYLLPYATVITPNLFEAGQLAGTGTPKTIEEMKTAAAKIHALGAKNVVIKGGKALASDKAVDLFYDGTLYKLLASEKVASTYNHGAGCTFAASVCANLANGLSVEEAVIEAKEFVSAAIAHGWALNEYVGPVMHGAKSRFGAPEVTVTTI; this comes from the coding sequence ATGACATTAAAAAAGACATTAACAATTGCTGGCTCTGATACTTCTGCCGGTGCTGGTATGCAGGCGGATTTAAAAGCATTTCAGGAGCACGGCACATATGGGATGGTCGCTTTAACGGTTATCGTAACGATGGATCCAAATGGTTGGCATCATCAAGTGACGCCATTGCCAACAGAGCTATTACAACAACAAATCGATACAGCGTTATCAACAAAAGTAGATGCCATTAAAACAGGAATGCTTTCAACTGAGGAAATTATTAAAATAGCAAGCAAAGCCATTCAAAAGGCTGGCACAGACATCGTTGTCATCGACCCTGTTATGGTATGCAAAGGCGAAGATGAGGTATTAAACCCTGGCAACACAACAGCCATGATTGACTACTTACTTCCATACGCAACCGTTATAACGCCAAATCTTTTTGAAGCGGGGCAGCTTGCTGGTACAGGCACACCAAAAACAATCGAGGAAATGAAAACAGCCGCAGCAAAAATTCATGCACTTGGCGCTAAAAATGTTGTTATTAAAGGGGGTAAAGCATTAGCTTCAGATAAAGCTGTTGATTTATTCTATGACGGCACTTTATACAAGCTGCTAGCCTCTGAAAAAGTAGCATCTACTTATAATCACGGGGCAGGCTGTACATTCGCTGCAAGCGTCTGTGCAAACTTAGCGAATGGACTTTCTGTAGAGGAGGCTGTTATCGAAGCAAAAGAATTTGTTTCAGCTGCTATCGCACATGGCTGGGCATTAAATGAATATGTTGGTCCTGTAATGCACGGCGCAAAATCACGCTTCGGTGCACCGGAAGTTACTGTTACGACGATTTAA
- a CDS encoding uracil-DNA glycosylase, with product MAKQAFNNDWQQVIGDELDKPYFNELRSFIAKEYSTGIVYPKQEDVMNAFHATSYQDVKVVILGQDPYHGPNQAHGMSFSVQPGIPQPPSLRNMLQELQDDLGYQMPNHGYLMKWAQQGVLLLNTVLTVRAGQAHSHKDKGWEQFTDAVIQKLAERGEPIIFILWGRPAQAKTSIIKRSKTPHIILQAPHPSPLSAYRGFFGSKPYSKVNAQLIAWGKEPIDWSL from the coding sequence ATGGCAAAGCAAGCATTTAACAACGATTGGCAGCAAGTAATCGGTGATGAATTAGATAAGCCATATTTTAATGAGCTGCGTTCATTTATTGCAAAAGAATATAGTACAGGGATAGTTTATCCTAAGCAGGAGGATGTGATGAATGCCTTCCATGCAACGAGCTATCAAGATGTGAAGGTAGTCATTTTAGGGCAAGATCCATATCATGGACCTAATCAAGCGCATGGCATGAGCTTCTCGGTTCAGCCGGGTATTCCACAGCCACCAAGCCTTCGCAATATGTTACAAGAGCTACAGGACGATTTAGGTTATCAAATGCCGAATCATGGGTACTTAATGAAGTGGGCACAGCAAGGTGTACTATTGCTAAACACAGTGTTAACTGTGCGTGCTGGACAAGCCCATTCGCATAAAGATAAAGGCTGGGAGCAGTTTACAGATGCAGTTATTCAAAAGCTAGCAGAGCGTGGAGAGCCAATTATTTTTATTTTATGGGGAAGACCTGCACAAGCAAAAACATCTATTATTAAGCGTAGTAAAACACCGCATATTATATTACAGGCCCCGCATCCAAGCCCATTGAGTGCATATCGAGGTTTTTTTGGCAGCAAGCCCTATTCTAAAGTGAATGCACAGCTTATTGCATGGGGTAAAGAGCCAATTGATTGGAGCTTATAA
- a CDS encoding uracil-DNA glycosylase — protein MTVNCFKCRYFRVTWEPANPRACTAYGFKTKQIPSAVVRRSSGMDCLKYTPKQEDKR, from the coding sequence ATGACAGTGAACTGTTTTAAATGTCGCTATTTTCGTGTCACATGGGAGCCTGCAAATCCCAGAGCTTGTACGGCATATGGCTTTAAAACAAAACAAATTCCTTCAGCTGTTGTGAGGCGATCTTCTGGAATGGACTGTTTAAAATATACACCGAAGCAGGAGGACAAGCGATGA
- a CDS encoding YwdI family protein, producing the protein MISYDVLLKQLEQHVMQAKNAATEQEMREQLTAVRALCEVVLTSDGKPQMPAQIAMGTAQLPTQSTPLRENDANGHSIFDF; encoded by the coding sequence ATGATATCATATGATGTGTTATTGAAGCAATTAGAGCAACATGTCATGCAAGCAAAAAATGCAGCAACTGAACAGGAAATGCGCGAGCAATTAACAGCGGTACGCGCGCTATGTGAAGTCGTATTGACTTCAGATGGCAAGCCACAAATGCCAGCACAAATAGCAATGGGGACAGCACAATTGCCTACGCAGTCAACTCCATTGCGTGAAAACGATGCAAATGGTCATTCTATTTTTGATTTTTAG
- a CDS encoding DUF423 domain-containing protein, with amino-acid sequence MKGSIISGAIHGFLAVALGAFGAHALEDILDDYSTGIWDTAVQYQMFHAGALILIGILMSAKIFGEIKQLKIAMICLNLGIVFFSGSLFILALTGIGVLGAVTPIGGVLFLTSWVLIIVATLKKA; translated from the coding sequence ATGAAAGGTTCTATTATTTCAGGTGCAATTCATGGCTTTTTAGCTGTTGCACTCGGTGCGTTTGGAGCGCATGCCTTAGAAGATATACTAGACGATTATAGCACTGGCATTTGGGATACAGCAGTGCAATACCAAATGTTCCACGCTGGAGCATTGATTCTCATTGGCATTTTAATGAGCGCTAAAATATTCGGTGAAATAAAGCAATTAAAAATTGCAATGATTTGCTTGAATTTAGGCATTGTCTTCTTCTCAGGCAGTTTATTCATTTTAGCATTAACAGGCATCGGTGTTTTAGGTGCGGTTACACCAATTGGTGGCGTCTTATTTTTAACGTCATGGGTGCTAATTATTGTCGCAACATTAAAAAAAGCGTAA